The following are encoded in a window of Solidesulfovibrio magneticus RS-1 genomic DNA:
- a CDS encoding Crp/Fnr family transcriptional regulator, with protein sequence MRLTDSDLLRDLDKPEFAAVRAAFVPRHFPKGRQVYAPREARNSLFIVAKGRARVYLSYKDKEFTMAILDVGDVYTTHTRASVEALDDLTILVAELAAVRRFLADMPALTSSMVKVLGDLLSHAFSVIDGLAFLDVRKRLIQLLLYEAERASADAEHILCFSHGLNIEQLATIVGSSRQTVSSLLNVLERDGVIEMRARGVICLPDLARLEALVHE encoded by the coding sequence ATGCGCCTGACCGATTCCGATCTCCTGCGCGACCTCGACAAACCCGAATTTGCCGCCGTGCGGGCCGCTTTCGTGCCCCGGCACTTCCCCAAAGGCCGGCAGGTGTACGCCCCGCGCGAAGCCCGCAATTCCCTGTTCATCGTGGCCAAGGGCCGGGCCAGGGTCTACCTGTCCTACAAGGACAAAGAATTCACCATGGCCATCCTGGACGTGGGCGATGTCTACACCACCCACACCCGGGCCTCGGTGGAAGCCCTGGACGACCTGACCATCCTCGTGGCCGAGTTGGCCGCCGTGCGCCGTTTCCTGGCCGACATGCCGGCGCTGACCTCCTCCATGGTCAAGGTGCTCGGCGATCTCTTGTCCCACGCCTTCTCGGTCATTGACGGCCTGGCCTTTCTCGACGTGCGGAAACGCCTCATCCAGCTGCTGCTCTACGAAGCCGAACGGGCCAGCGCCGACGCCGAGCACATCCTGTGCTTCTCCCATGGGCTCAACATCGAACAGTTGGCCACCATTGTCGGCTCCTCCCGCCAGACCGTGTCGTCCCTCTTAAATGTCCTCGAACGCGACGGCGTCATCGAGATGCGCGCCCGGGGCGTCATCTGCCTGCCCGACTTGGCCCGCCTGGAAGCCCTGGTCCACGAGTAG
- a CDS encoding manganese-dependent inorganic pyrophosphatase has protein sequence MAVYVVGHKNPDTDSVAAAIAVADLMNKSQSMGAIAAAQGPLNPESAFVLEKFGVAAPEIVTDATDKKIILVDHSDLAQSLENLSKGELIGIYDHHKLGDVTTSNPLDILVKAVGCSCTVVKMMYDCAKVEISKPMAGIMLCAILSDTVMFKSPTCTPADKEAVEALAKIAGVADYMALGVEMFKIKSAVGGTPAKDLVFRDYKDFDMGGKKVGIGQLEVVDLSILEPVKADLLAECKKVKAEGRHSVFLLLTDIMKEGSEMLIVSDDPSYVTKAFGVEVKGDSVWLDGVLSRKKQVVPPFEKAFA, from the coding sequence ATGGCTGTTTACGTCGTTGGTCACAAAAATCCGGATACCGATTCCGTCGCCGCCGCCATTGCCGTTGCCGATCTCATGAACAAGTCCCAGAGCATGGGCGCTATCGCCGCCGCTCAGGGTCCGCTCAATCCCGAAAGTGCCTTTGTGCTCGAAAAGTTCGGCGTGGCCGCTCCGGAGATCGTCACCGACGCCACCGACAAGAAGATCATCCTGGTCGACCACTCCGATCTGGCCCAGAGCCTGGAGAACCTCTCCAAGGGCGAACTCATCGGCATCTACGACCACCACAAGCTGGGCGATGTGACCACCTCCAATCCCCTGGACATCCTGGTCAAGGCCGTCGGCTGCTCCTGCACCGTGGTCAAGATGATGTACGACTGCGCCAAGGTCGAGATCTCCAAGCCCATGGCCGGCATCATGCTGTGCGCCATCCTGTCCGACACCGTCATGTTCAAGTCGCCGACCTGCACCCCGGCCGACAAGGAAGCCGTCGAGGCCCTGGCCAAGATCGCTGGCGTCGCCGACTACATGGCTCTGGGCGTCGAGATGTTCAAGATCAAGTCCGCCGTGGGCGGCACCCCGGCCAAGGACCTCGTTTTCCGCGACTACAAGGACTTCGACATGGGCGGCAAGAAGGTTGGCATCGGCCAGCTCGAAGTCGTCGATCTGTCCATCCTTGAGCCGGTCAAGGCCGACCTGTTGGCCGAGTGCAAGAAGGTCAAGGCCGAAGGCCGCCACAGCGTCTTCCTGCTGTTGACCGACATCATGAAGGAAGGTTCCGAGATGCTGATCGTCTCCGACGATCCCAGCTACGTGACCAAGGCCTTCGGCGTCGAAGTGAAAGGCGACTCCGTGTGGCTCGACGGCGTGCTGTCCCGCAAAAAGCAGGTCGTGCCGCCCTTCGAGAAGGCTTTCGCCTAG
- a CDS encoding ArsA-related P-loop ATPase: protein MNDNPVSAPTAARLSPGSWNALTQGLPSSDGQLRRPVRKIAFAGKGGVGKTALAALFGDWLARSGQDVTLIDADTALSLGAACGLEPAALPASLAEREDLVRERIGDGVYLNLTPRADDLPEAIRVAVPVGHGPLYAPRPGAKRLLVMGGVSGGGAGCACAAGHLLQAMLAHVLTARDAWTLIDCEAGVEHLGRGTVADVDALGVVSEASARSLAVAGRVAAMAGQLGLTRQVLVVTGVDQAGLAALAALPPTLPDVRVAFPFLPGLAARQATTGSVLSLPEVGLADAACAALAEALGRV, encoded by the coding sequence ATGAACGACAATCCTGTAAGCGCCCCGACCGCAGCCCGTTTGTCCCCGGGTTCCTGGAACGCTTTGACGCAGGGCCTGCCTAGTTCGGACGGCCAACTCAGGCGGCCGGTCAGAAAAATCGCCTTTGCCGGCAAGGGCGGCGTCGGCAAGACCGCCCTGGCCGCGCTTTTCGGCGACTGGCTGGCCCGGTCGGGGCAGGACGTGACACTCATTGACGCCGACACGGCCCTGTCGCTGGGCGCGGCCTGCGGTCTGGAACCGGCCGCCCTGCCCGCCTCCCTGGCCGAGCGCGAGGATCTCGTGCGGGAGCGCATCGGCGACGGCGTCTATCTCAACCTGACGCCCCGGGCGGACGATCTACCCGAGGCCATCCGCGTCGCCGTCCCGGTCGGCCACGGGCCGCTCTACGCCCCCCGCCCCGGGGCCAAGCGGCTGCTGGTCATGGGCGGGGTCAGCGGCGGCGGCGCGGGTTGCGCCTGCGCCGCCGGCCATCTGCTCCAGGCCATGCTGGCCCATGTCCTGACCGCCCGGGACGCTTGGACGCTCATAGACTGCGAAGCCGGGGTGGAACATCTGGGCCGGGGCACGGTGGCCGATGTGGACGCCTTAGGCGTGGTCAGTGAAGCCTCGGCCCGGTCCCTGGCCGTGGCCGGACGGGTCGCGGCCATGGCCGGCCAGCTCGGGCTGACCCGGCAAGTCCTGGTTGTCACCGGGGTCGATCAGGCCGGGCTGGCCGCGTTGGCCGCCCTGCCGCCAACGCTGCCGGATGTCCGGGTCGCCTTCCCCTTCCTGCCAGGGCTGGCCGCCCGCCAGGCGACCACAGGCAGCGTGCTGTCCCTGCCCGAAGTCGGCTTGGCCGACGCCGCCTGCGCCGCCTTGGCCGAGGCCTTGGGACGGGTCTAA
- a CDS encoding response regulator: MAEKRILTVDDSVSVRSLVSSALRQAGFDVVEAVDGADALDKVNSGFDMVITDINMPNIGGIELLGLLRERPDTRFTPVLVLTTESQKNLRDKALAAGASGWVVKPFEPASLVAVVRRFIGRT, translated from the coding sequence ATGGCCGAAAAACGAATTTTGACCGTGGATGACTCGGTGAGCGTGCGTTCCCTGGTATCCAGCGCCCTGCGCCAAGCCGGTTTCGACGTGGTCGAGGCCGTGGACGGCGCCGACGCCCTGGACAAGGTCAACAGCGGCTTCGACATGGTCATCACCGACATCAACATGCCCAACATCGGCGGCATCGAGCTGCTGGGACTCTTGCGGGAGCGGCCCGACACCCGGTTCACGCCAGTCCTCGTCCTGACCACGGAATCGCAAAAAAACCTGCGCGACAAGGCACTGGCCGCCGGCGCTTCGGGCTGGGTGGTCAAGCCCTTCGAACCGGCCAGCCTCGTGGCCGTGGTGCGACGCTTCATCGGCCGAACATGA
- a CDS encoding PTS sugar transporter subunit IIB translates to MAFVRIDNRLVHGQIIETWLPFTHASRIVVVNDDLAADHLRQEIMSLAIPDGVAIVFLPVADLAGYFSHAPLDLPEALILFASCRDAQVAYEYGFDFANLNLGNLHYAPGKRQVCPHVALSKEDESCLDFFRDKGVRLDYRCVPGDPAQPRV, encoded by the coding sequence ATGGCCTTCGTGCGCATCGACAACCGGCTTGTCCACGGCCAGATCATCGAGACCTGGCTGCCGTTTACCCACGCCAGCCGGATTGTGGTGGTCAACGACGACTTGGCCGCCGATCATCTCCGCCAGGAGATCATGTCCCTGGCCATCCCCGACGGCGTGGCCATCGTGTTTCTGCCCGTGGCCGATCTGGCCGGCTATTTCAGCCATGCGCCCCTGGACCTGCCCGAGGCGCTGATCCTGTTCGCCAGTTGCCGCGATGCCCAGGTCGCCTACGAATACGGGTTCGATTTCGCCAACTTGAATCTCGGCAATCTCCACTACGCCCCAGGCAAGAGGCAAGTCTGTCCCCACGTGGCCCTGTCCAAGGAAGATGAGTCCTGCCTGGATTTTTTCCGGGACAAGGGCGTACGCCTGGACTACCGCTGCGTGCCGGGCGATCCGGCCCAGCCCAGGGTCTGA
- a CDS encoding HD domain-containing phosphohydrolase: MTNPSPPETEPNRAADAAMADASALLFHDVPAAVYLRALDGAFLEVNNATAALFGYVDPAAFLAAMADCPEQFYLDPNARKSVLDELAAGGVVAGRRYQAMCGDGFVIWIEESAKRTVSPAGDVFYVGFLRDVTEEKSTSWALAEAEEKYRTIFENAVEGLFQMTPAGRFVTVNGALSRMLRFASPEALTALGDAAANLFTHPEDRQFLHAALSETGVVRAMETELRRGDGTRIWVSVQARAVRGGDGAVVLYEGSMEDVTERRRSQEALRHNLKRTKALFHQTVKSLSTTVRFRDPYTAGHQDSVARLATAMAKRLGLDRDAVDCIQVAGQLHDIGKISVPVRYLCKPGRLIGLEWEFMKQHAATGYEILKDIDFPWPVAEIVLCHHERLDGSGYPRGLGGEELCQPARILAVADVLDAMASNRPYRPALGVSVALEELARHRGTAFDADAVDAAREAVSAGDVTY; the protein is encoded by the coding sequence ATGACGAACCCTTCTCCGCCCGAAACCGAGCCAAACCGCGCCGCCGACGCGGCCATGGCCGACGCCAGCGCCCTGCTCTTCCACGACGTGCCCGCGGCCGTGTATCTGCGCGCCTTGGACGGCGCGTTTCTGGAGGTCAACAACGCCACGGCCGCCCTTTTCGGCTATGTCGACCCGGCCGCCTTTCTGGCCGCCATGGCCGACTGCCCGGAACAATTCTACCTCGACCCCAATGCCCGGAAATCCGTTTTGGATGAACTCGCCGCCGGCGGCGTGGTGGCCGGCCGGCGCTATCAGGCCATGTGCGGCGACGGCTTCGTGATCTGGATCGAGGAATCGGCCAAACGCACGGTTTCACCTGCGGGAGACGTCTTTTATGTCGGCTTCCTGCGCGACGTCACCGAGGAAAAAAGCACGAGCTGGGCCTTGGCCGAGGCCGAAGAAAAATACCGCACCATTTTCGAAAACGCCGTGGAAGGGCTTTTCCAGATGACGCCGGCCGGACGCTTCGTCACGGTTAACGGCGCCTTGTCCCGAATGCTGCGTTTTGCCTCCCCCGAAGCTTTGACCGCCCTGGGCGACGCGGCGGCCAACCTCTTCACCCACCCCGAAGACCGGCAATTCCTCCACGCCGCCCTCAGCGAAACCGGTGTGGTCCGGGCCATGGAAACCGAACTGCGGCGCGGCGACGGCACGCGCATCTGGGTGTCTGTCCAGGCCAGGGCCGTGCGTGGCGGCGACGGCGCGGTGGTGCTCTACGAAGGCTCCATGGAAGACGTCACCGAACGGCGGCGCTCCCAGGAGGCCCTGCGCCACAACCTCAAGCGCACCAAGGCGCTGTTTCACCAGACCGTCAAATCGCTGTCCACCACCGTACGCTTCCGCGACCCCTACACCGCCGGCCACCAGGACTCGGTGGCCCGCCTGGCCACGGCCATGGCCAAGCGCCTGGGGCTTGACCGCGACGCCGTGGACTGCATCCAGGTGGCCGGCCAGCTCCACGACATCGGTAAGATCAGCGTGCCCGTGCGCTACCTGTGCAAGCCCGGCCGGCTCATCGGCCTGGAATGGGAATTCATGAAGCAGCACGCGGCCACGGGTTATGAAATTTTAAAGGACATCGACTTCCCCTGGCCCGTGGCCGAGATTGTCCTTTGCCACCATGAACGCCTGGACGGTTCAGGTTACCCCAGAGGCCTTGGCGGCGAAGAACTGTGCCAGCCGGCCCGTATCCTGGCCGTGGCCGACGTCCTGGACGCCATGGCTTCCAACCGCCCCTACCGGCCGGCGCTGGGCGTCTCTGTCGCCCTGGAGGAACTGGCCCGTCACCGGGGCACGGCCTTTGACGCCGACGCCGTGGACGCCGCCAGGGAAGCCGTGAGCGCCGGCGACGTGACCTACTGA
- the ftsH gene encoding ATP-dependent zinc metalloprotease FtsH, whose product MNSFAKNLMLWAAISLVMVVLFNLFNQPQSQSAKLSYSEFMQKVNAGDVVSVKIQGKKITGVATGGGKFLTYAPEDPNLVGSLMAKKIEVMAEPDEESPWYMTLLVSWFPMLLLVGVWIFFMRQMQGGGGRAMNFGRSRARMITQEQTRITFEDVAGVDEAKEELTEVVQFLSDPKRFTRLGGRIPKGVLLVGSPGTGKTLLARAVAGEAGVPFFSISGSDFVEMFVGVGAARVRDLFLQGKKNAPCLIFIDEIDAVGRQRGAGLGGGHDEREQTLNQLLVEMDGFESNEGVILIAATNRPDVLDPALLRPGRFDRQVVVPTPDVRGRRRILEVHTRRSPLSPDVDLEVLARGTPGFSGADLENLVNEAALQAAKINKDRVDMADFEHAKDKVLMGKERRSLILTDDEKRTTAYHEAGHALVAKKLPGTDPIHKVSIIPRGMALGITMQLPVDDRHNYSRDFLQNNLAVLMGGRVAEELVLNQLTTGAGNDIERATNMARKMVCSWGMSEVLGPLSYGESENEIFLGKDLVHHRNFSEETSRQIDAEVRKIVESAYRRAKNILEGEPEALEAVAKALLERETISGADIDMLLRGEQLPPQEAPAGKPGGAAGTSAAASPASGPETASGAATAQATTAETATGTGDEFTLEPDDGQQPEDSSGHAGSGQGQGKESK is encoded by the coding sequence TTGAACAGCTTCGCGAAAAATCTCATGCTCTGGGCGGCCATCTCCCTGGTCATGGTCGTCCTGTTCAACTTGTTTAACCAGCCCCAGAGCCAAAGCGCCAAGCTCTCCTATTCCGAATTCATGCAGAAGGTGAATGCCGGAGACGTGGTCTCCGTCAAGATCCAGGGCAAAAAAATCACGGGCGTGGCAACGGGCGGCGGCAAGTTTTTGACGTATGCCCCCGAGGACCCGAATCTTGTCGGCTCGCTCATGGCGAAAAAGATCGAGGTCATGGCCGAACCGGACGAGGAATCGCCCTGGTACATGACGCTGCTCGTGTCTTGGTTTCCCATGCTCCTGCTGGTTGGCGTATGGATCTTTTTCATGCGCCAGATGCAGGGCGGCGGCGGCCGGGCCATGAATTTCGGCCGCTCCCGGGCCCGTATGATCACCCAAGAACAGACGCGCATCACCTTTGAAGACGTGGCCGGCGTGGACGAGGCCAAGGAAGAGCTGACCGAGGTGGTGCAGTTTCTTTCCGACCCGAAGCGATTCACCCGTCTTGGCGGGCGCATCCCCAAGGGCGTGCTGCTGGTCGGCTCGCCCGGCACCGGCAAGACCTTGTTGGCCCGGGCCGTGGCCGGCGAGGCGGGAGTGCCGTTTTTTTCCATCTCCGGTTCGGATTTCGTCGAGATGTTCGTGGGTGTGGGCGCGGCCCGGGTCCGCGACCTCTTCCTGCAGGGTAAGAAAAATGCCCCATGCCTGATTTTCATTGACGAAATCGACGCCGTGGGCCGGCAGCGCGGCGCAGGCCTGGGCGGCGGCCACGACGAGCGCGAACAGACCCTCAACCAGCTCCTGGTCGAGATGGACGGCTTCGAATCCAACGAAGGCGTCATCCTTATTGCCGCCACCAACCGCCCCGACGTCCTGGACCCGGCCCTGCTGCGGCCCGGCCGCTTCGACCGGCAAGTCGTGGTGCCCACCCCGGACGTACGCGGCCGTCGGCGCATCCTTGAAGTCCACACCCGCCGTTCGCCCCTGTCCCCGGACGTCGATCTTGAGGTCCTGGCCCGGGGCACCCCCGGCTTTTCCGGCGCGGACCTCGAAAACCTGGTCAACGAAGCCGCCTTGCAGGCCGCCAAGATCAACAAGGATCGGGTGGACATGGCCGACTTCGAGCACGCCAAGGACAAGGTGCTCATGGGCAAGGAGCGTCGCAGCCTCATCCTCACCGATGACGAGAAGCGCACCACCGCCTACCACGAGGCCGGCCACGCCCTGGTCGCCAAGAAGTTGCCCGGCACTGACCCCATCCACAAGGTCTCCATCATTCCGCGCGGCATGGCCCTGGGCATCACCATGCAGCTGCCCGTTGACGACCGGCACAACTATTCCCGCGACTTCCTGCAAAACAATCTGGCCGTGCTCATGGGCGGCCGGGTGGCCGAGGAGCTCGTGCTCAACCAGTTGACCACCGGCGCCGGCAACGACATCGAACGGGCCACCAACATGGCCCGCAAGATGGTCTGCTCCTGGGGCATGAGCGAGGTGCTGGGGCCGCTTTCTTACGGCGAGAGCGAAAACGAGATATTCCTTGGCAAGGATCTGGTGCACCACCGCAACTTCAGCGAGGAGACCTCGCGCCAGATCGACGCCGAGGTGCGCAAGATCGTGGAATCGGCTTATCGCCGGGCCAAAAACATCCTTGAAGGCGAGCCCGAAGCCTTGGAAGCCGTGGCCAAGGCGCTGCTGGAACGCGAGACCATCTCCGGAGCCGACATCGACATGTTGCTGCGGGGTGAACAACTCCCCCCGCAGGAAGCCCCGGCCGGGAAACCGGGCGGGGCGGCCGGGACTTCCGCCGCCGCCTCGCCGGCGAGCGGGCCCGAAACCGCTTCTGGAGCCGCCACCGCCCAGGCGACGACGGCTGAGACAGCCACGGGGACAGGCGACGAGTTCACCCTGGAGCCTGACGACGGCCAGCAGCCCGAGGATTCCTCCGGCCACGCCGGCTCCGGCCAGGGC
- a CDS encoding PTS sugar transporter subunit IIC yields the protein MCSSFRFAVNAALLERPLVIGLAWGLCQGDLPATLNLCIFYELFWLDGIPAGTHIPPNAAAATLAGLSLMHVFSLTTPAEALCVAGATSVLARLFSGLEGAQRVVENIVFSRYAAARQRQRAPFEPGKLIRRALVNTVVIQGLVFAVALAGLIALFAVALPKVWPYLASSRASWGQLWILGSLGAVLSLRYRPAYAALAGGMGLAVAWRFF from the coding sequence CTGTGCTCCTCGTTCCGCTTTGCCGTAAACGCCGCCCTGCTGGAACGCCCCCTGGTCATCGGTCTGGCCTGGGGCCTGTGTCAGGGCGATCTGCCCGCCACCCTTAATCTCTGCATCTTCTACGAGCTTTTCTGGCTCGACGGCATTCCCGCCGGCACCCACATTCCGCCCAACGCCGCCGCCGCCACCCTGGCCGGATTGTCGCTCATGCACGTCTTTTCCCTGACCACCCCGGCCGAGGCTCTGTGCGTGGCCGGGGCCACTTCGGTCCTGGCTCGGTTGTTTTCCGGCCTTGAGGGGGCCCAGCGGGTGGTGGAAAACATCGTCTTTTCTCGCTACGCCGCCGCCCGCCAACGCCAGCGTGCCCCCTTTGAGCCGGGCAAACTCATCCGCCGGGCCTTGGTCAACACCGTCGTCATCCAAGGCCTGGTCTTTGCCGTGGCTCTGGCCGGCCTTATTGCCCTTTTTGCGGTGGCCTTGCCCAAAGTGTGGCCGTATCTTGCGTCCTCACGGGCGAGCTGGGGCCAGCTGTGGATTCTCGGCAGTCTGGGGGCGGTCTTGTCCCTGCGCTACCGTCCGGCCTACGCCGCCTTGGCCGGCGGCATGGGTTTGGCCGTGGCTTGGCGGTTTTTCTAG
- a CDS encoding PTS sugar transporter subunit IIA — protein sequence MNAESRKDAPVGVVVVTHTDYGSRLIAAAEFILGPQQHCQAVSVDLTKAVDESLAALKAAIKDTDQGGGVLVLTDMFGGTPTNMSLSLLGSGQLEVLTGVNLPMLIKILGSRTRPLQTLAVEAKQAGCQGIVVAGEVLRKKVAEG from the coding sequence ATGAATGCCGAGTCCCGCAAGGACGCGCCCGTTGGCGTGGTGGTCGTCACCCACACCGACTACGGGTCGCGGCTTATTGCCGCCGCCGAGTTCATCCTCGGCCCCCAGCAGCACTGCCAAGCCGTCAGCGTCGATCTGACCAAGGCCGTGGACGAATCCCTAGCCGCGCTCAAGGCCGCCATCAAGGACACCGACCAGGGCGGTGGGGTGTTGGTGCTGACCGACATGTTCGGCGGCACGCCCACCAACATGAGCCTGTCGCTTTTGGGTTCGGGGCAGCTTGAGGTCCTCACCGGCGTCAACCTGCCCATGCTCATCAAAATTTTGGGTTCGCGCACTCGCCCCCTGCAAACCCTGGCCGTGGAGGCCAAGCAGGCCGGCTGCCAGGGCATCGTCGTGGCTGGCGAGGTGCTGCGCAAAAAGGTGGCCGAGGGGTAG
- the cooS gene encoding anaerobic carbon-monoxide dehydrogenase catalytic subunit, whose product MAKDTRTIEELSPWEDARRMLAKAKDEGIATVWDRLAEQTPHCTFCDQGLTCNKCVMGPCRVNPKGPKRQLGVCGADGDLTVARNFGRFVAAGAASHSDHGRDLLEALESVGQGTAPGYAVRDADKLVRLCAEVGIETKGLDAPDQAKALAEHFFEDFGTRRPALSLLSRAPKKRREIWDAARSTPRGIDRECVEMLHRTHMGVDCDPVSICLHAARTALADGWGGSMIGTELSDILFGTPRPATVEANLGVLRADSVNILVHGHSPVVSEMILAAARDPEMVAKAKAVGAAGINVAGLCCTGNEVLMRQGVPLAGNHLMTELALVTGAVEMVVADYQCVMPSLVQIASCYHTRFVSTSEKARFPGGTHLEFTLENARDKAHEAVELAIEAFTRRDAGRVDIPSVPVSLRTGYSNEAVLEALGGSAEPLLAAIKIGLVRGVVGIVGCNNPKLPHDGILTGLAKELIRQDILVVVTGCATVAMGKAGLMTTEGLEQAGVGLAEFCSRFDLPPVLHVGSCVDNSRILALCGLLADALGVDIADLPVAASAPEWYSEKAAAIGLYAVASGIMTHLGLPPNILGSELVTGLALEGLEDVFGATFVVEPDPVKAAEAISRRITAKRLALGLNDRFDGAVFS is encoded by the coding sequence ATGGCCAAGGATACGAGAACCATCGAGGAACTGTCGCCGTGGGAAGATGCCCGCCGGATGCTTGCCAAGGCAAAGGACGAAGGCATCGCCACGGTCTGGGACCGGTTGGCCGAACAGACGCCGCATTGCACCTTTTGCGACCAGGGGCTGACCTGCAACAAGTGCGTCATGGGGCCTTGCCGGGTGAACCCCAAGGGTCCCAAGCGCCAACTTGGCGTGTGCGGGGCCGACGGCGACCTGACCGTGGCCCGCAATTTCGGCCGGTTCGTGGCCGCCGGCGCGGCCTCCCATTCCGACCACGGCCGCGATCTGCTGGAAGCCCTTGAATCCGTGGGCCAGGGCACGGCTCCGGGCTACGCCGTGCGCGACGCGGACAAGCTGGTCCGGCTGTGCGCCGAAGTCGGCATCGAAACCAAAGGCCTGGACGCTCCCGACCAGGCCAAGGCCCTGGCCGAGCACTTTTTCGAGGACTTCGGCACCCGCCGCCCCGCTCTGTCGCTGCTCTCCCGTGCCCCCAAAAAACGCCGGGAAATCTGGGACGCCGCCCGCTCCACCCCGCGCGGCATCGACCGCGAGTGCGTGGAAATGCTGCACCGCACCCACATGGGCGTGGACTGCGACCCGGTCTCCATCTGCCTGCACGCCGCACGCACGGCCCTGGCCGACGGCTGGGGCGGCTCCATGATCGGCACGGAACTGTCCGACATCCTTTTCGGCACGCCGCGTCCGGCCACGGTCGAGGCCAACCTCGGCGTGCTTCGCGCCGACAGCGTCAACATTCTGGTCCACGGCCACAGCCCGGTGGTCTCGGAAATGATCCTGGCCGCCGCCCGCGACCCGGAAATGGTCGCCAAGGCCAAGGCCGTGGGCGCGGCCGGGATCAACGTGGCCGGGCTTTGCTGCACCGGCAACGAGGTGCTCATGCGCCAGGGCGTGCCCCTGGCCGGCAACCACCTCATGACCGAGCTGGCCCTGGTCACCGGAGCCGTGGAGATGGTCGTGGCCGACTACCAGTGCGTCATGCCGAGCCTGGTGCAGATCGCTTCCTGCTACCACACCCGTTTCGTCTCCACCTCCGAAAAAGCCCGTTTCCCGGGCGGCACGCACCTGGAATTCACCCTGGAAAATGCCCGGGACAAGGCCCACGAGGCGGTGGAGCTGGCCATCGAGGCCTTCACCCGACGGGACGCCGGCCGGGTGGACATCCCGTCCGTCCCGGTGAGCCTGCGCACCGGCTATTCCAACGAAGCGGTCCTTGAGGCCCTGGGCGGTTCAGCCGAACCGCTGTTGGCCGCGATCAAGATCGGCCTAGTGCGCGGCGTGGTCGGCATCGTCGGCTGCAACAACCCCAAGCTGCCCCATGACGGGATTTTGACCGGGCTAGCCAAGGAACTCATCCGCCAGGACATCCTGGTGGTGGTCACGGGCTGCGCCACGGTGGCCATGGGCAAGGCCGGACTCATGACCACCGAAGGCCTGGAGCAGGCCGGGGTCGGGCTGGCCGAGTTCTGTTCCCGGTTCGATCTGCCGCCGGTGCTCCATGTCGGCAGCTGCGTGGACAACTCCCGCATCCTGGCCTTGTGCGGCCTGCTGGCCGATGCCCTGGGCGTGGACATCGCCGACCTGCCCGTGGCCGCCAGCGCGCCGGAGTGGTATTCGGAAAAAGCCGCCGCCATCGGACTTTACGCCGTGGCCAGCGGCATCATGACCCATCTGGGCCTGCCGCCCAACATCCTGGGCAGCGAACTGGTCACGGGCCTGGCCCTGGAAGGCTTGGAGGACGTCTTCGGCGCCACCTTCGTGGTCGAGCCCGACCCGGTCAAGGCGGCCGAGGCCATCAGCCGCCGCATCACGGCCAAGCGCCTGGCCCTGGGACTCAACGACCGTTTCGACGGCGCGGTTTTTTCTTAA